In Bacteroidota bacterium, a single genomic region encodes these proteins:
- a CDS encoding EamA family transporter, translating into MWWIFALLSALFAALTAILAKIGIKGIDTNLAVAIRTSVILFLTWGIAFFSGGTKAISTVSKHSLLFLILSGITTGLSWLFYFKALEIGKLSQVAPVDKLSIALTILLSFVILKETVDFKTLVGALLIIGGTIVIII; encoded by the coding sequence ATGTGGTGGATATTCGCGTTGCTTTCAGCTTTATTCGCGGCACTTACAGCTATCCTGGCCAAGATCGGCATAAAGGGAATTGACACCAACCTTGCAGTCGCGATACGCACATCCGTTATACTTTTTTTAACCTGGGGTATTGCCTTTTTTTCAGGTGGTACAAAAGCAATATCAACCGTTAGTAAGCACAGTCTTCTGTTTCTCATTCTTTCCGGGATCACAACAGGCTTGTCCTGGCTATTCTATTTCAAAGCATTAGAGATCGGAAAACTCTCGCAGGTGGCGCCCGTTGACAAACTCAGCATTGCTTTAACGATCCTATTATCATTTGTTATCCTCAAAGAAACGGTCGACTTTAAAACATTGGTTGGTGCATTATTAATAATTGGTGGTACGATTGTTATTATCATTTAG
- a CDS encoding NUDIX hydrolase: MLKPVYKIFAKDKCVYLVDDKSAFPDRNDARIITFVSASQLMKEYETFIQQEGQSGLYIFSADLELLWKEYRGLFQRIEAAGGVVKNRKDELLLIFRHKRWDLPKGKIEKGEEIKHAALREVQEECGIKEIKIIKELPSTYHTYLLKNKHVLKRTYWFEMNYSGSTDKLIPQLEESITDARWMNAKEVWEALKNTYPLIKEVLNPYS; the protein is encoded by the coding sequence TTTGCCAAAGATAAATGTGTTTACCTGGTCGACGATAAAAGTGCATTCCCCGATAGGAACGATGCGAGGATAATAACATTTGTAAGCGCCTCTCAGCTTATGAAAGAGTATGAAACATTCATTCAACAGGAGGGGCAGAGCGGACTTTATATTTTTTCAGCCGACCTTGAGTTACTTTGGAAAGAGTATAGGGGACTTTTTCAGCGCATTGAGGCCGCGGGAGGTGTTGTAAAAAACAGAAAAGATGAACTATTACTCATTTTCAGACATAAGAGATGGGATCTTCCCAAGGGGAAAATTGAAAAAGGCGAAGAGATTAAACATGCTGCTTTACGCGAGGTGCAGGAGGAGTGCGGAATTAAGGAAATAAAAATAATAAAGGAGCTTCCATCAACGTATCACACGTATTTGTTGAAAAATAAACATGTTTTAAAAAGGACCTATTGGTTTGAAATGAACTATTCAGGCTCCACCGACAAATTAATACCGCAATTGGAGGAGAGTATTACAGATGCGCGATGGATGAATGCGAAGGAGGTGTGGGAGGCTTTGAAAAACACCTATCCATTAATAAAAGAGGTGTTAAATCCTTATTCATAA